The bacterium genomic interval ACGCGAGGACGTGTTTGGTGGAAACCAGAGACAATGGTTCCAAACGTAATCAATGGTTCTTCGCGAGCAGACCGGATCAGACAAATGAGGAACGTCACAATAACAAGCAGATCAAATCCTGGCCCCGGTGTTTCGTATATGGGGCAAGCATGTACAAGTCCAAATTCCATACATTAGGTTTAGACACATTATGAGGAAGATTGTTCGACGTTCAGCTGATGAGTGGATTCTTCACAAGAATCCCCGTAAACCGGCCGAAATCCCGGTCTGCTGTCCACAGTTCATCAATGCCATGAAAACGGCATAATGCGGCAACCCTGGCGTCATGCACCTGTGGGCCCGAAATCCTTCCGGCCAGCATGGCCGAGCGAAATTCTTTCCAGTATCCTTCTGATTCGCTCAATAGCACCAGTGAGGGAGATTCCATCCACGCATCGACCTGCGCCAGCGCACGGGATAGTGGGGTTGGTGGAGAATAGATTTTCGAGTGAGTCACAATTGCTAGAAATTCATGAATGCAGGGCCAGGGAATGGTCCAGATCGAAGGCCCCTCGGCGAGTGCCTTGATCACGGAACTCGCTGCAGCGTGCCATTGCGAGTCTTCGCGATGAGCATAAACCAATAAGTTCGTATCGATCGCAATCATGCGCCGCGGCCTTCATAAACGAGATCGCGAATTCTTTCCCAGGATCCCTCGGTGACTTCACCCTGTATCCCCTTTCCGCGAAAGGAGGCTTTCCGGAGACGGAAAGATTTTCCTTTTTTTCTTTCCAGGATGATCCGCCGAAGACCTTCTTCCACCAGGACCTTCACGCTGCTGCCTTCTTTTTCAGCCAATCGTCTCGCTTCTTGAAGGAGGGAATCGGGAATCTCTACGGTCGTCTTCATACATCCAAGTGTATTGAAGAGTATGTATAGATGTCAATCGCGGCTTAGATCAAGAGCGTATTGCATAGCCCTTTCCAAGCCCATCTTTCCGCCGGATTTCTTTTCTTTTTGCGCAACCTCAGGGCCGGCTTTTGTTTCCGCTGCTTTAAGATATCGCTCTTTCAGTGTTTCCCAAAAAGGAATGGATATGTGTGCTTTGAGAACATCTCGCTCGGCATCGGCAGCGCCCGCGAGACGCAATGCTTTTGTCGTGCGTCCCTGTCCTGCAAGCGCCATTGCCACACCTTCTACTTCGAAAAGCATTTCAAAGCGGTCCCCGTACACGATTGCTGCCTGCAAACTTGCCGCGTATTTTTTTTCAGCATTATCCACATCACCCCGGATGAGCGCGCAATCAGCGAGATAGTGATGCGCATTATGAATATCGCGCGGCTCACCAAGTTTGATCCCAGTCTCCAGAGCTTTTTTAGCCAGAGGCTCAGCCTCTTCCACTCTCCATTCGCTCACCAGTATCTGGCAGATATTCAGGATCGCGCGATTGATCAAACGTTCGTCACCCATTTGCCGGTGAATTTCAAGAGCCTCTTCAAAAGCATCGTAGGATGCCTTGGAATCCCCGCCAAACCATACAGACCAGCCAATCGACTCCAAGGCCAGAGCCAGTTCTTTCTTGTCTCCCAGTTCCCGCCAGATGGAAACGGTTTCCTCCGCAAACTTGCGTCCTTCTTCATGTTCACCCTGATGAATGGCAAGAATACTTGCTCCCCACAGAGCGCGCGCTACTTCAAATGTCCGTTTCTGATTTTGCTTCAATACGCGACGCAGAGTCTGGCGACCCTCAGTGAAATGCGAATGGAGTTGCCAGAACCACGCAAGCGCGCCCGCAAGACGCAACCCGCCATCATCTATACTCTGTGCCGCCCACCGGAGCGCCGCTCGTAGATTGTCATGATCCCGTTCCAGACGTTCCAACCAGTAAGTGGACGACTCGATGCGCTCCTGATACGCCTTATCGGCAAGATATACAAAATATTCGTAGTGATTGCGGCCCAGAGTTGTTGCCTCCACGCCATCACCAAGTTTTTCCAGAGCGTACTGTCGAAGCGGTTCGAGCAAACGATAACGCACATTGTCTGCTTCATTCCTTTCCAGAACAACGAGTGATTTATCAACAAGCTTCGCCAGAAGATCGAGAACGTCGCTTGCTTCAATTTCGCCGCCAATACAAACAGATTCCGCTGCTTCCAGATCAAAACCACCGGAAAAACAAGCGAGTCTGCAAAACAGAATTCGTTCAGCGGGCGCAAGAAGATCGTAGCTCCAATCCACGGCAGCGCGGAGTGTTTGATGCCTTTGAAGAGAGGCGCGTGACCCGGAGGAAAGTAACTTGAAGCAGTCATCAAGACGTTTGTAAATCTCGCTGGCCGACATCGCTTTGATCCTTACAGCGGCAAGTTCGATCGCAAGCGGAATTCCATCCAATCGCCGGCAAATCTTCACCACAGAATCCAGATTCGCTTCGTTCAGTCGAAATCGCGGATCGCTCGCGACCGCCCGCTCAACAAATAGCTGAACCGAATCGAACTTCCCTGCATTCTCCACGCTCAGAACATCCTCCTGACCCGGCGTGGAAAGAGAAGGAACTCTCCAGACATGTTCACCATCCACATTCAGTGATTCACGACTGGTTGCGAGCACCCGCACTCCAGGTACAGAACGAAGAACGGTTTCGATCACTCTGGCCGCCTCATCCAAAACATGCTCGCAACTATCAATTACGAGTAACAGATTCTTATTCTGCAAACTGGTGATTACGGACCCTAACAAAGGCCGCTCTGATTCTTCCGTCACTTCCAGAGCGCCGGCAATCACACTCAAGATGAGATCAGGTGATTGAAAAGTCGCAAGATTCACCTGCCAGACTCCGTCTGAAAAATTTTTGAGACTTCGAAGGGCAGCTTCCATGGAGAGTCGAGTTTTACCTGCGCCTCCGACTCCCGTGATCGTTACCAGCCTGTTTGTCGAAAGAAGCGCGATCAACTCTTCGAGCTCGTGTTCACGGCCGACAAATTTTGTGAGTAATGCAGGAATATTATGCTGTGGCGTTTTTCTCACGGCGGTCGAGCGGGACAATGGTCCGGTTTCCGCCAGATCGCGAAGGTCATTGTGAACATCACGAGCGGTCTGATAGCGTTCGTTGGGATTTTTCATCAGGCAACGGCGCACGATCCGTTCGATTCCCTCGGGCAGTTCCTTCTTAATATTGCTTATCGGGTCAGGAGCGTCTCTTAATATGGAGGAAATGATATCGGCGGATGTGTTGCCCTGAAATGGTCTTTGTCCCGTGATCATCTCATAGAAGATGATTCCAAGTGAAAAGATATCAGTACGGTGATCAAGCTTCTTGCCTTGAACTTGTTCGGGTGACATGTAAGGAATTGTCCCCATCAGGATTCCTGCCTCTGTGTGCGCTTGAGTCTCTAAATGTGAAGCCTCCGGATCGGAGTCGCCGTGAAAAAGCTTTGCCAGACCAAAATCCAGAATTTTTATGCGGTCATCGTCCGTCACCATGATGTTAGCCGGTTTCAAATCGCGGTGGACAACTTTTTTTTCGTGTGCTGCTGTTAACGCTTCGGCAATCCGAATGGAGAATCGCAAAAATGTTGGGACGTCCATTCCGTTTGCAGAAATCAATTCACCTAGAGTTTTCCCTTCGACAAGTTCCATTGTGAGAAAGTGGATCCCCGCATCTTCTTCCAAAGAATGGATGGTGACGATATTGGGATGATTCAAAGCGGCAATCGATTCTGCTTCCCTCTGAAACCGTTCCGCGCGCGACGGATCTTTCGCAACTTCGCCAGGAAGTATTTTCAGCGCAACTTTCCGCTTGAGAATGCTGTCTTCAGCGGCAAACACTTCGCCCATACCTCCTTTGCCAATTCGGTAGAGGATTTTGTAATGCTTGACGGTTGCGCCGATCATGAAGATCTATCATAGCAAAGTAGCGCGGCCGTCCCGGCGGCGCTTCGCAGGCCGGAGGCCCGCGCTACTTTGTTTACTTAAGCCGCTGCCACAGGTGCGCGTACGCAAGCGCTAAGCGGTAAGCAAGTTGCTCGTTTGTGCTGGAAGCGCCATGGCCTCCTTCCGTGTTCTCGTAAAAGAGGGTATCGCTGTATCCCAGCTCCAGCATTCTTGCAACGGTTTTGCGCGCATGGCCCGGATGCACGCGATCATCACGAGTCGATGCATAGAAAAACACCGGTGGATACTTCTGTCCCTTCTTTAACAGTTGATAAGGGGAATAAGTTTCAAGAAACTTCAGGTCTCCTGGAACTTCCGGATTTCCAAATTCAGCCACCCAGCTCGCTCCTGCCAGCATCTTATGATAGCGAAGCATATCCACGAGAGGTGAACCGCAGATGACGGCGCCGTACAGTTCCGGATGTCGTGTGAGCAGCGCCATCACAAGCAGACCTCCATTCGAACGCCCTTCGATTCCCAAATGTTTCGGAGAAGTGATTTTGCGTGCGAATAAATCTCGTACGATCGCCTCGAAATCCTCAAACGATTTCACGCGGTTTTCGCGCAACGCGGACTTATGCCAGGCCGGCCCAAATTCCCCTCCACCGCGGATGTTCGCAAGCACGAAAACGCCTCCCCGCACGAGCCAGAGCTTTCCATATGCACCCGAGAGCTGTTCGTATGATCCCGAGTAAGAAGGTGTGAGCGAATTGCGAAAACCGCCATACGAAAAAATATGCGTTGGATTCTTCCCGTTCAATCGCGTGCCCTTCTTCATCACGATGAAATAAGGCACTTTCGTTCCGTCATGAGAAGTCGCCCAGTATTGATTGACATCGAACTTCGATCCGTCAAATGTCGCGTCCTGCGCCTTCATCTTCTGCGGTTTCAAATCCCTTGCCTCTACATAATAAAGTGTCGGAGGAGTTATGAAAGATTGAAATTGAACAAAGAAATCTCCTGTTATGTCATCAACACTGGAAATATCGATTGCGCCGTTTTCAGGAAACGGAATCCCATTTCTAGCCGGCGCCCCTTCTGTGTAAGTGTACTGATAAAGCCGGCCCCGAACATTGTGAATTGTTTCGATTAGAATCGCAGACTTTGCTGGTACGACCTTCTCAATCATCTCGGTGGCTGTGGGGGCTGCCAGCAGTTCAATGACGCCATTGCCTCCGCGGAGTGCTTCGGGATCGGCGACAATGACAGAACCTTCGATGAATTTCTTATTCCCGCTGGTCCAATCTTCTTTCAACGAGATGACGAGTTTGCCGTGAAAGCCTCCTTCCACCACGGCTGTTTCCGGCAAAGTGAGCTTCTGCAGCTTACCATCGACCAATTGAAAATGGATTTCAGTCCAGAAAGATGGTCTTTCGGTGACAAGATCGATATTTCCTGCATCCGTGCGAATCCTGTAAGCTCTCGAACTGACCGATGCCACTTTTCCTTCGTAGATCGTTTGCGCGCTCGTAAGCGACGTTCCGCGCAACCAGATTTTTGCTGATCGCGGATATCCCGATTCTGTAACAGAGTCGCCACCCGTATCGGGACCGACAAAGAGTGTGTTCCCATCCATCCAGGATGCAGAGGATTTTGACACTGGAAGGAAGAATCCTTCTGTTACAAAGTTAAGCTTTGCCATATCGAATTCACGAATTTCGGATGCATCTGATCCACCCGGAGCCAAAGAGACGAGGCAGCGATCATAATCGGGCTCGAGGCAATCCATGCCGTGGAACACCCACTGTTTCTCTTCCTTCTCCGAAAGCAGATCCATATCCAGGACCGTTTCCCATCTGGGTTCAGCTTTCCGGAATTCTTCGATCGTCGTGCGGCGATAAACACCGCGGGGATGCTCCGCATCTTTCCAGAAGTTGTAAAGCCACTTCCCGCGTTGAGCGACAGATGGAATGCGCGATGACGAATTCAACGTTTCGAGAGCTTGCTTATATAAGGGTTCAAACTCAGGTTTGGTTTTTAATTCCGCTGCGGTCCTCTGATTCTGTTCGTTCACCCATGCAAGCGCCTTGGTTCCATCCACTTCCTCCAGCCAAATCCATGTGTCGTTCGATGCGGCATGGAGCGCGCAAAACAGAATCAGGAGAACTATGTGCATCGTTGTTTTGTTTCGCATAAAGAATTTAGATCGCAGTGAGACAGACGATTTCGTTATGATTGCGGAGAAAGATTTTGCCATCCGCAAGAGTAACCGGAGTCCAGCATTTGCCTTTGAGTACGGGCAACTTTGCCTCCACATTCAATGCCTCCGGATCGGCTTTTGCGCACGCAAGTTCACCGGAATCGGAAAGAATGATCAAATAGTTTCCCGCGCGCACAATCGATCCAGTCCCAAACCTTTTCTCACGCCAGAGTGTTTTCCCAGATTGCGCATCGATCGCTTTCAAAATCGCATTATCAAATCCGTAGATGGCAGAATTGTGATAAACGGAATTATTAAAATGGTTTTTCATTTCGCGGTTTCGCCAGACTTCAGAGATTTCCAGCATACCGTCAGTTTTCTTTTTCAAGCGAAGCATCGCAGCGCCCTGGTCATATCCCGCAGAAATAAAAACACGATCCGGCGGAATCACAATGGGAGTTGCAACATTCACCCAATCGTAGGTCGGCCACGGATACTTCCAAAACAGTTTCCCGGTTTCGGCGTTAACTGAAAAGAGATTCGAACCGGAAAGAAACAGAACTTGTTTGATTCCACTGAAGTCCCAACGTACCGCAGAGGAATAGGAGGTTCGATCCTCTTGTGATGTCCAGAGAGTTTTTCCTGTGTTCCGGTCGAATGCCGCAAATGCATTTCCCTTGCTGCCTCCGATGATCAGATAGATGCGTCCTTCTTGAATCAACGGCGAACAGGATGTTCCTTCCGCCGGTGGGCGCCATCCCAGTTCGGCAGCCAATCCCCTTTTCCATACTTGTTTCCCGGTTGCAGAATCAAACGCGAGCAGATCACCCTGCGCGCTCATTGTAAAAACGAGTTCTCCATTCTGTAGCGCGGGCGTCTCGCCTGCGTAGAGCCTGCGCAGACGGGACGTCCGCGCTACATCAACGGAAGGAGTCACACGTGGACCAAGACCGCCGTACACATCATCCGGTGATGAGCCGGTGCGGACACTCCATAAGCGTTTTCCATCAGAAGTCTGCAAAGCGACAATCCATTCATCCTTGTCTTTTCGTTCCATTGTAAAAATTCGATTGTTTTGTACGGCGAGTCCGGAATAGCCTGCTCCAATGGGAATGCGCCACTGCTCCTTGATTCCGTTTTTTAGCCAGGCCCGTACAAAAGTTTCATCGGAAATCGTGCCGTCGCGGTTCGGTCCAAGAAATTGCGGCCAGTCGGTTGCGCAAACGCTCAACGCAAAAAAGAAAGCAAGGGCCAGCGATGTCTTCATTCTTTTGAAGTTATGGAAGATCTGCTATTCCAACAAGGAATCAGGGATCGGCAGGCTTTGTTAGGATTTGAAATGGCCTTACTTCT includes:
- a CDS encoding protein kinase → MIGATVKHYKILYRIGKGGMGEVFAAEDSILKRKVALKILPGEVAKDPSRAERFQREAESIAALNHPNIVTIHSLEEDAGIHFLTMELVEGKTLGELISANGMDVPTFLRFSIRIAEALTAAHEKKVVHRDLKPANIMVTDDDRIKILDFGLAKLFHGDSDPEASHLETQAHTEAGILMGTIPYMSPEQVQGKKLDHRTDIFSLGIIFYEMITGQRPFQGNTSADIISSILRDAPDPISNIKKELPEGIERIVRRCLMKNPNERYQTARDVHNDLRDLAETGPLSRSTAVRKTPQHNIPALLTKFVGREHELEELIALLSTNRLVTITGVGGAGKTRLSMEAALRSLKNFSDGVWQVNLATFQSPDLILSVIAGALEVTEESERPLLGSVITSLQNKNLLLVIDSCEHVLDEAARVIETVLRSVPGVRVLATSRESLNVDGEHVWRVPSLSTPGQEDVLSVENAGKFDSVQLFVERAVASDPRFRLNEANLDSVVKICRRLDGIPLAIELAAVRIKAMSASEIYKRLDDCFKLLSSGSRASLQRHQTLRAAVDWSYDLLAPAERILFCRLACFSGGFDLEAAESVCIGGEIEASDVLDLLAKLVDKSLVVLERNEADNVRYRLLEPLRQYALEKLGDGVEATTLGRNHYEYFVYLADKAYQERIESSTYWLERLERDHDNLRAALRWAAQSIDDGGLRLAGALAWFWQLHSHFTEGRQTLRRVLKQNQKRTFEVARALWGASILAIHQGEHEEGRKFAEETVSIWRELGDKKELALALESIGWSVWFGGDSKASYDAFEEALEIHRQMGDERLINRAILNICQILVSEWRVEEAEPLAKKALETGIKLGEPRDIHNAHHYLADCALIRGDVDNAEKKYAASLQAAIVYGDRFEMLFEVEGVAMALAGQGRTTKALRLAGAADAERDVLKAHISIPFWETLKERYLKAAETKAGPEVAQKEKKSGGKMGLERAMQYALDLSRD
- a CDS encoding type II toxin-antitoxin system VapB family antitoxin, whose protein sequence is MKTTVEIPDSLLQEARRLAEKEGSSVKVLVEEGLRRIILERKKGKSFRLRKASFRGKGIQGEVTEGSWERIRDLVYEGRGA
- a CDS encoding prolyl oligopeptidase family serine peptidase, which codes for MRNKTTMHIVLLILFCALHAASNDTWIWLEEVDGTKALAWVNEQNQRTAAELKTKPEFEPLYKQALETLNSSSRIPSVAQRGKWLYNFWKDAEHPRGVYRRTTIEEFRKAEPRWETVLDMDLLSEKEEKQWVFHGMDCLEPDYDRCLVSLAPGGSDASEIREFDMAKLNFVTEGFFLPVSKSSASWMDGNTLFVGPDTGGDSVTESGYPRSAKIWLRGTSLTSAQTIYEGKVASVSSRAYRIRTDAGNIDLVTERPSFWTEIHFQLVDGKLQKLTLPETAVVEGGFHGKLVISLKEDWTSGNKKFIEGSVIVADPEALRGGNGVIELLAAPTATEMIEKVVPAKSAILIETIHNVRGRLYQYTYTEGAPARNGIPFPENGAIDISSVDDITGDFFVQFQSFITPPTLYYVEARDLKPQKMKAQDATFDGSKFDVNQYWATSHDGTKVPYFIVMKKGTRLNGKNPTHIFSYGGFRNSLTPSYSGSYEQLSGAYGKLWLVRGGVFVLANIRGGGEFGPAWHKSALRENRVKSFEDFEAIVRDLFARKITSPKHLGIEGRSNGGLLVMALLTRHPELYGAVICGSPLVDMLRYHKMLAGASWVAEFGNPEVPGDLKFLETYSPYQLLKKGQKYPPVFFYASTRDDRVHPGHARKTVARMLELGYSDTLFYENTEGGHGASSTNEQLAYRLALAYAHLWQRLK
- a CDS encoding PIN domain-containing protein — its product is MIAIDTNLLVYAHREDSQWHAAASSVIKALAEGPSIWTIPWPCIHEFLAIVTHSKIYSPPTPLSRALAQVDAWMESPSLVLLSESEGYWKEFRSAMLAGRISGPQVHDARVAALCRFHGIDELWTADRDFGRFTGILVKNPLIS
- a CDS encoding PQQ-like beta-propeller repeat protein, whose translation is MKTSLALAFFFALSVCATDWPQFLGPNRDGTISDETFVRAWLKNGIKEQWRIPIGAGYSGLAVQNNRIFTMERKDKDEWIVALQTSDGKRLWSVRTGSSPDDVYGGLGPRVTPSVDVARTSRLRRLYAGETPALQNGELVFTMSAQGDLLAFDSATGKQVWKRGLAAELGWRPPAEGTSCSPLIQEGRIYLIIGGSKGNAFAAFDRNTGKTLWTSQEDRTSYSSAVRWDFSGIKQVLFLSGSNLFSVNAETGKLFWKYPWPTYDWVNVATPIVIPPDRVFISAGYDQGAAMLRLKKKTDGMLEISEVWRNREMKNHFNNSVYHNSAIYGFDNAILKAIDAQSGKTLWREKRFGTGSIVRAGNYLIILSDSGELACAKADPEALNVEAKLPVLKGKCWTPVTLADGKIFLRNHNEIVCLTAI